The following are from one region of the Cynocephalus volans isolate mCynVol1 chromosome 17, mCynVol1.pri, whole genome shotgun sequence genome:
- the TESK1 gene encoding dual specificity testis-specific protein kinase 1 isoform X2: MGQPHHHQGERGSAGLVDLLKNYERQQYMNGGTLEQLVSSPEPLSWPVRLRLALDIARGLRYLHAKGVFHRDLTSKNCLVRREDQGFTAVVGDFGLAEKIPVYREGARKEPLAVVGSPYWMAPEVLRGELYDEKADVFAFGIVLCELIARVPADPDYLPRTEDFGLDVPAFRTLVGDDCPLPFLLLAIHCCSMEPSARAPFTEITQHLEWILEQLPELAPLTRTSLTHNQGSVPRRGPSATLPRPDPRLSRSRSDLFLPPSPESPPNWGDNLTRVNPFSLREDLRGGKIKLLDTPSKPVIPLPLVAPSLLPSTQLPLVTTPEMLVQPGTPARRCRSLPSSPELPRRMETALPGPGPPPVGPSAEEKMECEGSSPEPEPPGPSPRLPLAVATDNFISTCSSASQPWSPRSVPPLNNNPPAVVVNSPQGWAGEPWNRAQHSLPRAAALERTEPSPPTSVPREPDEGLPCPGCCLGPFSFGFLSMCPRPTPAVARYRNLNCEAGSLLCHRGHHAKPPTPSLQLPGARS; the protein is encoded by the exons ATGGGgcaaccccaccaccaccaaggaGAAAGGGGGTCAGCAGGCCTGGTGGATCTACTGAAGAATTATGAGAGGCAGCAG TATATGAATGGGGGGACCCTGGAACAGCTGGTCAGCTCTCCAGAACCCCTGTCCTGGCCTGTCCGGCTCCGCCTAGCTCTGGACATTGCTCGAGGCCTGCGGTACCTACATGCCAAAGGTGTATTCCACCGAGACCTCACATCCAAG AACTGTCTGGTCCGACGGGAAGACCAAGGCTTCACAGCTGTCGTGGGTGACTTCGGGCTGGCTGAAAAGATTCCTGTGTATAG GGAAGGGGCAAGGAAGGAGCCATTGGCTGTGGTGGGTTCCCCATACTGGATGGCTCCAGAAGTGTTGCGGGGTGAGCTGTATGATGAGAAG GCTGATGTCTTTGCCTTTGGGATTGTCCTCTGTGAGCTCATCGCCCGAGTACCTGCGGACCCTGACTACCTACCCCGTACAGAG GACTTTGGCCTGGATGTGCCTGCTTTCCGAACCCTGGTAGGGGATGACTGCCCACTGCCTTTCCTGCTCCTGGCCATCCACTGCTGCAGC ATGGAACCCAGTGCCCGTGCCCCCTTCACCGAAATCACCCAGCACCTGGAATGGATCCTGGAGCAGCTGCCTGAGCTAGCCCCTCTCACCAGGACTTCCCTGACCCACAATCAGG GGTCTGTTCCAAGAAGGGGTCCCTCTGCCACACTTCCCAGGCCAGACCCCCGGCTCTCCCGAAGCCGGTCAGACCTCTTCCTGCCCCCATCACCAGAATCACCCCCCAACTGGGGGGACAATCTGACTCGAGTCAACCCCTTCTCACTACGGGAAGACCTCAGGGGTGGCAAGATCAAGCTTCTGGACACACCCAGCAAGCCAGTCATCCCCCTGCCCCTTGTAGCACCATCACTACTGCCCTCTACCCAGCTGCCCTTGGTGACTACTCCAGAGATGCTGGTCCAGCCTGGGACACCTGCCCGCCGCTGTCGCTCACTACCCTCGTCCCCTGAGCTCCCCCGACGTATGGAGACAGCACTGCCAGGTCCTGGCCCTCCACCTGTGGGGCCCTCGGCTGAAGAGAAGATGGAGTGTGAGGGCAGCAGCCCTGAGCCAGAACCCCCAGGACCATCTCCCCGGCTGCCCCTGGCTGTGGCCACAGACAACTTCATCAGCACTTGTTCCTCGGCCTCCCAACCCTGGTCCCCTAGATCAGTACCTCCCCTCAACAACAACCCCCCAgctgtggtggtaaactccccaCAAGGTTGGGCTGGGGAGCCCTGGAACCGGGCCCAACATAGCCTACCCCGGGCGGCAGCCCTGGAACGGACAGAACCCTCGCCACCCACTTCAGTTCCTCGGGAGCCCGATGAGGGGCTGCCCTGTCCTGGCTGCTGCCTGGGCCCCTTCAGCTTCGGCTTTCTGTCCATGTGCCCCCGCCCCACACCAGCTGTTGCCCGCTACCGCAACCTGAACTGTGAGGCGGGCAGTCTCCTCTGCCACCGAGGGCACCATGCCAAGCCACCCACGCCCAGCCTGCAGCTGCCTGGGGCACGCTCTTAG
- the TESK1 gene encoding dual specificity testis-specific protein kinase 1 isoform X1: protein MAGERPPLRGPGPGPGEAPGEGPPGPGGAGGGPGRGRPSSYRALRSAVSSLARVDDFHCAEKIGAGFFSEVYKVRHRQSGQVMVLKMNRLPSNRGNTLREVQLMNRLRHPNILRFMGVCVHQGQLHALTEYMNGGTLEQLVSSPEPLSWPVRLRLALDIARGLRYLHAKGVFHRDLTSKNCLVRREDQGFTAVVGDFGLAEKIPVYREGARKEPLAVVGSPYWMAPEVLRGELYDEKADVFAFGIVLCELIARVPADPDYLPRTEDFGLDVPAFRTLVGDDCPLPFLLLAIHCCSMEPSARAPFTEITQHLEWILEQLPELAPLTRTSLTHNQGSVPRRGPSATLPRPDPRLSRSRSDLFLPPSPESPPNWGDNLTRVNPFSLREDLRGGKIKLLDTPSKPVIPLPLVAPSLLPSTQLPLVTTPEMLVQPGTPARRCRSLPSSPELPRRMETALPGPGPPPVGPSAEEKMECEGSSPEPEPPGPSPRLPLAVATDNFISTCSSASQPWSPRSVPPLNNNPPAVVVNSPQGWAGEPWNRAQHSLPRAAALERTEPSPPTSVPREPDEGLPCPGCCLGPFSFGFLSMCPRPTPAVARYRNLNCEAGSLLCHRGHHAKPPTPSLQLPGARS from the exons ATGGCCGGGGAACGGCCCCCACTGCGGGGCCCTGGGCCGGGGCCCGGAGAGGCGCCGGGGGAGGGGCCCCCGGGGCCGGGGGGCGCGGGCGGAGGCCCAGGCCGGGGCCGCCCCTCCTCCTACCGGGCTCTCCGCAGCGCCGTGTCCAGCCTGGCGCGTGTGGACGATTTCCACTGCGCCGAGAAGATCGGGGCCGGCTTCTTCTCTGAGGTCTACAAG GTTCGGCACCGACAGTCAGGGCAAGTCATGGTGCTGAAGATGAACAGGCTCCCCAGTAACCGGGGCAACACGCTACGGGAGGTGCAGCTGATGAACCGGCTCCGGCACCCTAACATCCTAAG GTTTATGGGTGTCTGTGTGCACCAGGGGCAGCTGCACGCTCTTACAGAG TATATGAATGGGGGGACCCTGGAACAGCTGGTCAGCTCTCCAGAACCCCTGTCCTGGCCTGTCCGGCTCCGCCTAGCTCTGGACATTGCTCGAGGCCTGCGGTACCTACATGCCAAAGGTGTATTCCACCGAGACCTCACATCCAAG AACTGTCTGGTCCGACGGGAAGACCAAGGCTTCACAGCTGTCGTGGGTGACTTCGGGCTGGCTGAAAAGATTCCTGTGTATAG GGAAGGGGCAAGGAAGGAGCCATTGGCTGTGGTGGGTTCCCCATACTGGATGGCTCCAGAAGTGTTGCGGGGTGAGCTGTATGATGAGAAG GCTGATGTCTTTGCCTTTGGGATTGTCCTCTGTGAGCTCATCGCCCGAGTACCTGCGGACCCTGACTACCTACCCCGTACAGAG GACTTTGGCCTGGATGTGCCTGCTTTCCGAACCCTGGTAGGGGATGACTGCCCACTGCCTTTCCTGCTCCTGGCCATCCACTGCTGCAGC ATGGAACCCAGTGCCCGTGCCCCCTTCACCGAAATCACCCAGCACCTGGAATGGATCCTGGAGCAGCTGCCTGAGCTAGCCCCTCTCACCAGGACTTCCCTGACCCACAATCAGG GGTCTGTTCCAAGAAGGGGTCCCTCTGCCACACTTCCCAGGCCAGACCCCCGGCTCTCCCGAAGCCGGTCAGACCTCTTCCTGCCCCCATCACCAGAATCACCCCCCAACTGGGGGGACAATCTGACTCGAGTCAACCCCTTCTCACTACGGGAAGACCTCAGGGGTGGCAAGATCAAGCTTCTGGACACACCCAGCAAGCCAGTCATCCCCCTGCCCCTTGTAGCACCATCACTACTGCCCTCTACCCAGCTGCCCTTGGTGACTACTCCAGAGATGCTGGTCCAGCCTGGGACACCTGCCCGCCGCTGTCGCTCACTACCCTCGTCCCCTGAGCTCCCCCGACGTATGGAGACAGCACTGCCAGGTCCTGGCCCTCCACCTGTGGGGCCCTCGGCTGAAGAGAAGATGGAGTGTGAGGGCAGCAGCCCTGAGCCAGAACCCCCAGGACCATCTCCCCGGCTGCCCCTGGCTGTGGCCACAGACAACTTCATCAGCACTTGTTCCTCGGCCTCCCAACCCTGGTCCCCTAGATCAGTACCTCCCCTCAACAACAACCCCCCAgctgtggtggtaaactccccaCAAGGTTGGGCTGGGGAGCCCTGGAACCGGGCCCAACATAGCCTACCCCGGGCGGCAGCCCTGGAACGGACAGAACCCTCGCCACCCACTTCAGTTCCTCGGGAGCCCGATGAGGGGCTGCCCTGTCCTGGCTGCTGCCTGGGCCCCTTCAGCTTCGGCTTTCTGTCCATGTGCCCCCGCCCCACACCAGCTGTTGCCCGCTACCGCAACCTGAACTGTGAGGCGGGCAGTCTCCTCTGCCACCGAGGGCACCATGCCAAGCCACCCACGCCCAGCCTGCAGCTGCCTGGGGCACGCTCTTAG